The Rhizoctonia solani chromosome 4, complete sequence genome contains a region encoding:
- a CDS encoding Retrovirus-related Pol polyprotein from transposon, with translation MSPPPEELSGTPLAQDHTPMPPGAMQITPPRTTIRTPTEPQDSEMRDITMKSVRISPKSPTEHSLYRSSRSEHLSRLHHEAQALLLNPNDRSFSEDPTVKKYLPYAPSSTKYELEPELAKEYEFLPSSAVLTSVVRLDKQANNFQKIYRRLGRVFYKVAIPEPKNNRYPSRACKQWAQHVLDLLDKVVTFRPTCRITTQRIPAQEINHWPEYGRLHIAFSDLINRTVSNQEEIDAMLPLPQWPAQECLFHAHAFEVAAVSFRDQMEQAIQRLFDIMSKHSSNPAHSPIISTGEFSDVDPMQVELRDLTMQLDPEAMILVIDEAEATRTDERSFPEERGGSGQATQAQQHSSGPADASGIMEELIQQIGALQTQTHSLGTTPPGEPPSKAGTRLSTTRVPSKESRCSSYLARGADRPMDSPGSRVSAADITHSSFSQRLAQSTQYPTTRSSPSQVALIEEDRVHCQPRRPTPRPRYDQVPPVSSEGTATWVHTPSGSQETRREPSGSNRLDNSNRERFSQLLVRPVPIPFEEPRSNEQIHSRASSDIPYRLSSPSSIREEEPLAPTNQALGQTNTIMSVRSAATRTLLGGGSTNRRDAPPHANFIANRTSLGEPQIPTARIYSAEGSDKESTELRNDQQQETAGVSGQTRRIPLTDSAKNETSNVSRRANFMAPLRPHLAARPVPVNNPINRDELPVHIRSCMASSRRFTELFQDFQPRDQLRDQLVPIQEGGGGDDPTGNSNSGPSSSRSQRSFPNRGNGPRPPEGPGDNPNNDPVANAARARPFRPAPVHFDTKLKPEIIPEWNGETKGLSRWIISINNIAEYSNYMCIQLGQQVPLRFTGRALRWFNALDKAYRRQITIDWPSLRRAITIHFMNRTFMERNKAKALYAKFRDKNHPHELPEDYVIRKMEALTILSDWTDSELITEIMNSAPEHWALYINTSVVTTWDDFLDKIAWHEEKLLNHEGSNTTDIQRQLNEMKAMLRKLDNPRQSQNQVRAQQTISKPIGWHKGSSLPPYPKDDNTVSKGKTPKDKKARPCRHCGSMMHWDWDCKYAKKNSRNVRAQMAEASEEERAAQEAYDDLCDDAYMEESESESEELEQDFCEPLQPLTASTNACASEPSRSNESSLEGESVREDKEKVFSGYVLPKLPTRRSWGKKLKLATNTFSSMIGNEITLKRLMSQPPGTAFFGSKATIIKGWVQNSYGPKKRITFDSGSEITLINKTLLKSLDPPPKVRTGQKLRLIQVTSNSSLSQYVTVPLVFETDNGPVCMIVEAYIVPNMNTPFILGTDFASQYQLSLVRSDKGTRIVFGDTGRSIQVEESDSTPRVDKEGNLFLVEVAQGFVQNGFRRSRARKAYKKKVKEQNVPAGSAKVKILQTVTIPAHTIKLLKVKTKWTEGQAEGFIDRNFNLHRTGKEVFAVADSVISRNNPKVQISNFSDKPVKLQAGEVIGYMHNPREYLARESKLSNQEKADVVKYAKLVQAVANRKPKEKPTGENEELTRNLEGGPKTADLLEEVQFSEHLTKEQRLKLEAIVRRNELAFGLNGRLGNYDAQVEIKLRPGTKEISLAPYSASPAKREVIDRQIEEWLWLEVIEPSKSAWGFPVIVVYRNSKPRVCIDYQRLNAVSIPDEYPLPKQTNILHALEGAQWLSTLDALAGFTQLSIKEEDRDKTAFRCHQGLFRFNRLPFGYRNGPPAFQQEMNAILAPFLWIFALVYIDDIVIYSTRFEDHCQHLEEVFQAIIKADITLSPKKCHLGYQLLLLLGQKVSRLGLSTHKEKVDAIIQLESPKNIPTLQTFLGMMTYFASYIPFYAWIVAPLFKLLRKTTKWNWGETEQKAFELSKQALVSAPVMAYPIIGKPFWLYTDTCDYGLGAVLQQVQPIKIKDLKGTQAYKYLKGEYEKGNPVPKMAIPASKQKDNVTKGDKWDSRDFEETIVHVEQVIAYWSRILKEAERNYSPTEREALALKEALVKLQVYLEGSEFIAITDHAALTWSKTYNNVNRRLMTWGLVFSAYPGMQIVHQAGRVHNNADPVSRLQRRIPYQTGPLTDISTPLKLSHEEDPLRNMYKEIGDKFEQEVLEVVSAYTKASEKRRDRQEENVWIATAAGHIPCQIAKSYSIQIAISPTKVKKFTQAYLSNNHFSKVLTDLRTNSNTSKPTYTLYRLGDNGLLYFVDNKDRSRLCVPKELQIETIKENHDGLNQGAHAGFAKTYQRIASVYYWPKMKAGHRRHGPRGYLQSIPIPQQPFEVVSMDFIMDLPLSDSFNAILVVVDKLTKYAHFLPCTTQINEVETAKLFHNNIWCQYGLPRQIITDRDARWTGAFWEHLVSLLGIKRALTTAYHPQADGQTEIMNQTLEIAIRAFTNPMKDNWKHLLAGFAHSYNTSMHTLTQQTPAFLLRGFQPLTTEDLLAQTAEYIKRPSRESESAEEFKESIDTARDLAKDALKIAQNLQQKYYNRNRTYSIYKPGDLVLINPHLLRLLKKEKGKGDKLNMRYEGPFEILERVSPVSYRLRLPGSYRIHPVINIAHIKNYKQSPKEFGNRPTKHIP, from the exons ATGTCACCACCGCCGGAGGAGTTGAGCGGAACACCGTTAGCTCAGGACCATACTCCCATGCCGCCGGGAGCCATGCAAATAACGCCGCCAAGAACGACCATAAGAACCCCTACAGAGCCACAAGACTCGGAGATGAGGGACATCACTATGAAGAGCGTTCGAATAAGCCCCAAAAGCCCAACGGAGCACTCGCTATACAGGAGTAGTAGGTCTGAACACCTCTCAAGATTGCACCACGAGGCGCAAGCTCTGTTATTAAACCCGAACGACAGGTCTTTTTCAGAGGACCCCACTGTAAAGAAATACTTACCGTATGCGCCTAGTTCGACTAAGTACGAACTGGAACCTGAATTAGCTAAGGAGTACGAATTCTTACCCAGCAGTGCTGTTTTAACCTCGGTAGTACGATTGGATAAACAAGCAAATAACTTCCAAAAAATTTACAGACGACTAGGAAGAGTGTTTTACAAGGTGGCTATACCAGAACCCAAAAACAACCGGTACCCATCCCGGGCATGCAAACAATGGGCGCAACATGTACTGGATTTGCTAGATAAAGTAGTTACATTTAGACCCACTTGTCGTATCACTACTCAAAGAATACCTGCTCAAGAAATAAATCATTGGCCGGAATACGGGAGGTTGCATATAGCGTTCAGCGATCTAATCAACAGAACGGTCAGCAACCAGGAGGAGATAGACGCTATGCTACCATTACCACAATGGCCGGCGCAGGAATGCTTATTCCATGCACACGCCTTTGAAGTAGCGGCTGTAAGCTTCCGCGACCAGATGGAACAAGCAATCCAAAGGCTATTCGATATCATGAGTAAACACTCAAGCAACCCGGCGCACTCACCAATAATATCAACAGGGGAATTTAGCGACGTAGATCCTATGCAAGTCGAGTTAAGGGATCTCACCATGCAACTAGATCCCGAAGCTATGATACTCGTAATAGACGAGGCAGAAGCCACCAGAACGGACGAAAGATCTttcccggaggaaaggggcGGGAGCGGTCAAGCCACGCAAGCGCAACAGCACAGTAGCGGACCAGCAGATGCGTCTGGTATAATGGAAGAGCTCATTCAGCAAATAGGGGCATTGCAGACGCAAACCCACAGTCTAGGAACTACGCCCCCTGGAGAACCGCCCAGCAAAGCAGGGACCAGACTATCTACCACTAGAGTACCAAGCAAAGAGTCCCGTTGCTCCTCTTACCTTGCAAGGGGTGCTGATAGGCCAATGGATAGCCCGGGATCGAGAGTATCAGCTGCCGATATTACGCATTCATCCTTCAGTCAGCGTTTGGCACAGTCTACTCAGTATCCAACAACCCGTAGCTCACCAAGTCAAGTGGCCTTAATAGAGGAAGACAGAGTACATTGTCAGCCTAGAAGGCCAACGCCCAGACCTCGGTACGACCAAGTGCCCCCGGTTAGTTCCGAAGGAACGGCAACATGGGTGCATACTCCTAGCGGCTCGCAAGAGACCAGGCGGGAGCCAAGCGGGAGCAATCGACTAGATAATAGCAACAGAGAACGATTTAGTCAATTATTAGTTAGGCCGGTACCAATTCCATTCGAAGAACCAAGATCGAATGAGCAAATACACAGCCGGGCGAGCAGTGATATCCCGTATAGACTAAGTTCACCTTCCTCTATTAGGGAAGAAGAACCATTGGCTCCTACAAACCAGGCTCTAGGCCAAACCAATACTATAATGTCGGTTAGAAGTGCCGCCACTAGAACCTTATTAGGAGGAGGAAGTACTAATAGGCGTGACGCACCGCCGCACGCAAATTTCATAGCCAATCGAACTTCCTTAGGAGAGCCCCAAATTCCAACGGCAAGAATCTATTCGGCTGAAGGAAGTGACAAGGAAAGTACAGAACTTAGAAACGATCAACAACAAGAGACTGCAGGCGTTTCAGGACAAACGCGTCGAATACCGCTAACAGATTCAGCCAAGAATGAGACCTCTAACGTAAGTCGGCGAGCAAATTTCATGGCACCATTAAGACCGCATTTGGCCGCCCGACCCGTTCCAGTAAACAATCCAATCAATCGGGACGAATTGCCGGTTCACATCAGGAGTTGCATGGCTAGCTCCCGTAGATTTACGGAGTTATTTCAAGACTTCCAGCCTAGAGATCAGTTGAGAGATCAATTAGTACCCATACAGGAAGGAGGGGGCGGGGATGATCCAACCGGGAATAGCAATTCCGGACCCAGCTCTAGCCGAAGTCAAAGATCCTTTCCAAATAGAGGTAATGGACCGAGACCTCCGGAAGGACCAGGAGACAATCCCAATAATGACCCGGTCGCTAACGCGGCAAGGGCTAGACCATTCCGGCCAGCGCCCGTTCATTTCGACACAAAACTGAAACCCGAAATAATACCAGAATGGAACGGCGAAACAAAGGGACTGTCACGATGGATTATATCCATTAATAACATAGCAGAATATAGTAATTATATGTGCATTCAATTAGGGCAGCAAGTACCTTTAAGGTTTACAGGAAGAGCACTTAGGTGGTTTAACGCTTTAGATAAGGCCTATCGCCGACAAATTACTATCGATTGGCCTAGCCTGAGGCGAGCAATCACAATTCATTTCATGAATCGCACATTCATGGAAAGAAATAAGGCCAAAGCTCTATACGCTAAGTTTAGGGACAAAAACCACCCGCACGAGCTACCGGAGGATTATGTTATCAGAAAGATGGAAGCACTTACCATCCTAAGCGACTGGACAGACTCAGAACTCATCACGGAAATTATGAATAGTGCTCCGGAACATTGGGCGTTGTACATCAACACTTCAGTAGTAACTACATGGGATGATTTCCTAGACAAGATAGCATGGCACGAGGAAAAGCTACTAAATCACGAGGGCTCCAACACCACGGACATACAACGGCAATTAAATGAAATGAAAGCGATGCTACGGAAGCTAGACAACCCTCGGCAAAGCCAAAACCAAGTACGAGCGCAACAAACCATCTCCAAGCCAATAGGATGGCATAAGGGTAGTTCATTGCCGCCATACCCTAAGGACGACAATACGGTCTCCAAAGGAAAAACACCTAAGGACAAGAAGGCCCGTCCTTGCAGGCATTGCGGAAGCATGATGCATTGGGACTGGGACTGTAAGTATGCCAAGAAAAACTCCAGGAACGTTAGAGCACAAATGGCGGAGGCCAGCGAGGAAGAGCGAGCAGCACAGGAAGCTTACGACGACTTGTgcgatgacgcatacatggaGGAATCAGAATCAGAAAGCGAAGAATTGGAGCAGGATTTTTGTGAACCCCTCCAGCCTCTGACAGCGTCAACTAACGCGTGCGCTTCCGAACCATCAAGAAGCAATGAGTCAAGCTTGGAGGGGGAATCAGTCAGggaagacaaagaaaaaGTGTTCTCTGGATATGTCTTACCCAAATTGCCAACAAGAAGAAGTTGGGGTAAGAAACTAAAATTGGCTACTAACACCTTTTCCAGTATGATAGGAAACGAAATAACCTTAAAACGATTAATGTCGCAACCGCCCGGCACGGCTTTCTTTGGATCAAAGGCAACGATTATCAAAGGATGGGTTCAAAACTCATATGGACCCAAGAAACGAATTACCTTTGACTCGGGATCCGAAATTACGCTGATCAACAAAACTTTGCTTAAAAGCCTAGACCCGCCCCCTAAAGTGCGAACAGGTCAGAAGCTAAGGCTAATTCAAGTTACGAGTAATAGCAGCCTGTCACAATATGTAACAGTGCCGCTAGTATTTGAAACGGATAACGGGCCTGTTTGCATGATAGTAGAGGCTTACATAGTACCTAATATGAATACTCCGTTTATTTTGGGAACCGACTTCGCATCACAATATCAGCTATCCCTAGTAAGAAGCGACAAAGGCACCAGAATAGTGTTCGGGGATACAGGCCGATCCATTCAAGTCGAAGAATCTGACAGTACACCAAGAGTGGACAAAGAAGGAAATTTGTTCTTAGTGgaagttgcgcaaggatTCGTGCAGAACGGGTTTAGAAGATCACGAGCAAGGAAAGCATACAAAAAGAAAGTTAAGGAGCAAAATGTACCCGCTGGATCCGCTAAAGTAAAAATACTGCAAACTGTCACCATACCGGCGCACACAATTAAATTGTTGAAAGTAAAAACCAAATGGACGGAAGGGCAAGCCGAAGGCTTTATTGATCGAAATTTCAACTTGCACCGGACGGGCAAGGAAGTTTTTGCGGTAGCGGACTCAGTTATTAGTCGTAACAATCCTAAAGTACAAATATCGAATTTCTCAGACAAGCCGGTAAAACTACAAGCAGGGGAAGTTATAGGATATATGCACAACCCCAGGGAGTACCTAGCACGCGAGTCTAAACTGAGCAACCAGGAGAAAGCCGATGTAGTCAAATACGCTAAACTAGTACAGGCAGTAGCTAATAGAAAACCCAAGGAGAAACCCACTGGCGAGAACGAGGAGCTGACTCGGAACCTGGAAGGAGGACCAAAGACCGCCGAC CTGCTAGAGGAAGTACAATTCTCTGAGCATCTAACCAAAGAGCAGCGCCTCAAACTTGAAGCAATAGTAAGAAGAAATGAATTAGCATTTGGATTGAACGGAAGATTGGGAAACTACGACGCGCAAGTTGAAATCAAGCTGAGGCCAGGCACCAAGGAAATATCTTTGGCACCCTACTCTGCGTCTCCTGCTAAGCGAGAAGTTATTGACAGACAAATTGAGGAATGGTTATGGTTAGAAGTGATTGAGCCCTCTAAGAGCGCGTGGGGATTCCCGGTAATAGTGGTATACCGAAATAGTAAACCACGTGTATGTATAGACTATCAAAGGCTCAATGCCGTGAGCATACCCGACGAGTATCCGTTACCCAAACAAACCAATATTTTGCATGCACTCGAAGGTGCTCAATGGTTGTCTACTCTAGACGCTTTAGCGGGTTTCACGCAACTAAGCATCAAGGAGGAAGACCGAGACAAAACGGCGTTtagatgtcatcaaggtttGTTTAGATTCAACCGGCTGCCGTTTGGGTATAGGAATGGTCCTCCAGCATTTCAACAAGAAATGAACGCTATACTAGCTCCCTTCTTATGGATATTTGCGCTAGTATACATAGATGATATTGTTATATATAGCACAAGGTTTGAGGATCACTGTCAGCATTTAGAAGAAGTATTCCAAGCTATAATTAAAGCGGATATAACCCTATCCCCAAAAAAGTGTCACTTAGGTTACCAATTGCTGTTACTGTTAGGTCAGAAGGTTTCACGATTAGGACTATCTACACATAAGGAAAAGGTAGACGCTATAATACAGCTAGAATCGCCCAAGAACATACCAACATTGCAAACCTTCCTAGGAATGATGACTTACTTCGCTAGTTACATTCCATTCTATGCGTGGATAGTGGCACCACTGTTTAAGCTGCTCAGGAAGACAACTAAGTGGAACTGGGGGGAAACAGAACAAAAAGCATTTGAATTATCCAAGCAAGCATTAGTATCAGCCCCAGTGATGGCTTATCCAATAATAGGAAAGCCATTTTGGTTGTACACTGACACATGCGACTATGGATTGGGAGCCGTATTACAGCAAGTTCAGCCCATTAAAATCAAGGATTTGAAAGGAACGCAAGCGTACAAATATCTAAAGGGTGAGTATGAAAAAGGAAATCCCGTCCCAAAGATGGCTATCCCCGCCTCCAAGCAAAAGGACAACGTGACCAAGGGGGATAAATGGGATAGTAGggactttgaagaaacaatAGTGCACGTAGAACAAGTAATAGCATACTGGTCTAGAATATTGAAAGAAGCGGAACGGAACTACTCACCAACCGAAAGGGAAGCACTTGCCTTAAAAGAAGCATTAGTTAAATTGCAAGTGTACCTAGAAGGGTCTGAATTCATAGCAATAACGGATCACGCCGCCCTTACTTGGAGTAAAACTTACAACAACGTAAATCGGCGACTGATGACATGGGGATTAGTATTTTCAGCCTATCCAGGTATGCAAATAGTACACCAAGCAGGGAGAGTGCACAATAATGCAGACCCAGTCTCGCGGCTCCAAAGAAGAATACCTTACCAAACAGGGCCGTTAACGGACATTTCAACGCCGCTAAAGCTAAGCCATGAGGAAGATCCTTTAAGAAATATGTATAAAGAAATAGGGGACAAATTCGAGCAAGAAGTACTGGAAGTAGTCAGCGCATATACTAAGGCTAGCGAGAAAAGAAGAGACAGGCAAGAAGAAAACGTCTGGATCGCAACTGCCGCCGGCCacattccttgtcaaatagCCAAATCATATTCAATTCAAATAGCCATCAGCCCAACCAAAGTAAAGAAGTTCACTCAAGCTTATCTAAGCAACAATCACTTCTCTAAGGTACTGACAGATCTCCGAACAAACTCTAATACGTCAAAGCCTACATATACGCTGTACAGGTTAGGAGACAACGGGCTATTGTATTTTGTAGATAATAAAGACAGGAGTCGCTTGTGCGTACCCAAGGAGCTACAGATAGAAACGATTAAAGAAAATCATGATGGCCTTAACCAAGGAGCGCACGCTGGATTCGCAAAAACTTATCAGCGAATAGCGTCCGTTTATTACTGGCCCAAAATG AAGGCCGGGCATCGCCGGCACGGACCAAGAGGATATCTGCAATCTATACCCATCCCGCAGCAGCCATTTGAGGTAGTATCCATGGATTTCATCATGGACTTACCACTTAGCGACAGTTTCAACGCCATCTTAGTAGTAGTAGACAAGCTAACTAAATATGCGCATTTCTTGCCTTGCACGACACAAATAAATGAAGTAGAAACGGCCAAATTATTCCACAATAATATTTGGTGTCAGTACGGATTACCCCGGCAAATTATAACAGATAGAGACGCTAGATGGACAGGCGCTTTCTGGGAGCATCTAGTCAGTCTACTAGGCATCAAACGTGCGCTTACTACCGCATATCACCCGCAAGCGGACGGGCAAACGGAAATTATGAATCAGACGTTGGAGATTGCAATCAGGGCATTTACCAACCCTATGAAAGACAACTGGAAGCATCTACTCGCAGGATTTGCGCATTCTTACAACACAAGTATGCACACTTTGACCCAACAAACTCCAGCCTTCTTACTCAGAGGGTTTCAGCCACTCACTACAGAAGATTTGCTTGCTCAAACGGCTGAATATATTAAACGGCCATCTAGAGAGAGTGAATCGGCGGAGGAGTTTAAGGAGTCCATAGATACCGCGCGGGACTTAGCAAAAGACGCTCTCAAGATAGCCCAAAATctacagcaaaagtattaTAATAGGAATAGAACTTATAGTATCTACAAGCCCGGCGATCTAGTACTAATTAATCCGCACTTGCTAAGATTGctaaagaaagaaaaaggaAAGGGGGATAAGCTAAACATGAGATACGAAGGGCCATTTGAAATCTTAGAACGAGTCTCACCAGTATCCTACCGCCTACGGTTACCGGGAAGCTACAGAATCCACCCAGTAATCAATATTGCGCACATCAAGAACTACAAGCAATCACCAAAGGAGTTTGGAAACCGGCCCACTAAGCATATACCTTGA
- a CDS encoding Retrotransposable element Tf2 protein, which yields MTWLTQESPLIDWSLGTITFPDQIQIASEEEANPDPLANLPTQYHEFAKVFGKEEFKVLPPHREYDISIDLIPDAKLMPGPIYGMTNAESKALKQHIDEELATGKIRPSTSSAGAPVMFVKKADGSLQLVVDYWKLNDVTHKNVYLLPRQDNLMAKLRHVKLFTKLDLRWGYNNIRIKEGDEWKTAFRTKYGLFEYLVMPFGLTNALAAFQHFMNDLFRDLIDVTMVIYLDNILIFLEDPKDHPTHVREVLSRLMKNQLFCKLSKCHFHVTTKIEAVTLWPQPKTVKQVQAFLGFVNYLWRFIPNFSSMARPLHNLTKKETPWSWGELEEMAFHELKTLVTRSLVLIHSNPTLPYYLETDASGVAMGAILSQQGPDNWLHPIAYMSKSFSGAEANYNTHNKELLAIIKALEEWRIFLEAMDKPIQVFTDHWNLEYWMQAQTFNRRHTQWRIFLSNFNFEIHYCPGKQSGKPDALSRRSDYLDSPQEPEIMLPAEVFANTLEEELEIVTEIQSKLKEDPSLEPIIQFLTEDADNAPPSIQKAYQDYDWEEDLLWEFHNSPLAGHPGQQRTLELVSRNYWWPGIKSSAKEWVECCPICQANQQANAPVIALKPLEVPPFPFHTILYDFITGFPKSQGHNAILVVIDLFSKFGHFIPTSKKISAKGLADLFITHIWKLHGLPVKMFLRALYQWLGVKPAFSLAYHPESDGQTERVNQFIKFYLRSYIAASHFDWAAWLPLAEYAYNNAKHAATGRTPFELVYGQNPVMNPSNVPANVPEADAVADTLAWEWKEAESALRMSKERMTRNQGIVPEYLVGKKVWLDGKNVELRTNSNKLDPKQLGPFKITERISSHTYRLKLPESLKIHDVFYVGLLSKTYKSSSQPFPEQPPPKTIEGEEEYKVKQIIDSKQQRGKWFYLIKWKGYGPEDNSWEPEELLEHSQEEVKRFNQARLRKACDAAKSL from the exons ATGACCTGGCTCACTCAGGAATCacccctcattgactggtCCCTAGGTACCATTACTTTTCCTGACCAAATACAAATTgcatcagaagaagaggccAACCCAGACCCCCTGGCCAATCTTCCTACtcaataccatgaatttgcaaaagtatttggcaaagaagaattcaaggtcctccctccacatagggagtatgatatctCCATAGACCTTATTCCGGATGCCAAACTTATGCCAGGGCCAATTTacggcatgaccaatgcagaatccaaggcactaaagcaacatattgatgaagaactagcaacgggcaagatccgccccagtacttcctcagcaggtGCTCCAGTTATGTTTGttaaaaaggcagatggttccTTACaactggttgtggattactGGAAGTTGAATGACGTAACACATAAGAATGTTTACCTGTTGCCAAGACAAGACAACTTAATGGCTAAACTTAGGCATGTGAAGTTGTTCACAAAGCTAGATttacgctggggttacaacaacatcagaatcaaggaaggagatgaatggaagacggcattcaggaccaaatatgggctatttgaatacctggtaatgccatttggcctcaccaatgccctggctgccttccaacatttcatgaatgacttgtttagggacctcattgatgttaccatggtcatctacttggacaacatactgatcttcttggaagacCCCAAGGATCACCCTActcatgtcagggaagttctATCACGgttgatgaagaaccagctgtTTTGCAAGCTCTCCaaatgtcacttccacgtcactaca aagattgaggcagtcacTTTGTGGCCCCAACCCAagacagtcaaacaggtccaggccttcttaggctttgtcaactacctttGGCGGTTCATCCCAAACTTCAGCTCCATGGCACGTCCCCTCCACAATcttaccaaaaaggaaaccccctggtcatggggtgaATTGGAAGAAATGGCGTTCCATGAATTGAAAACTCTGGTTACCAGATCCCTGGTCCtgatccattccaaccctaCGCTTCCTtattaccttgaaacagacgcatcaggggtagcaatgggagctatactcagccaacaaggGCCAGACAACTGGTTACACCcaattgcctacatgtcaaaatcaTTCTCAGGAGCGGAAGcaaactacaacacccacaacaaggagcttctggctatcatcaaggcattggaagaaTGGAGAATCTTCTTGGAGGCAATGGATAAACCCATACAAGTTTTCACAGACCATTGGAatctggaatactggatgcaggcacaaacATTCAACCGCAGGCACACccaatggcgcatattcttgagcaacttcaactttgagatccactattgcccaggaaagcagtcagggaaaccagatgcgTTGTCCAGGAGATCAGATTACCTTGACAGCCCCCAGGAACCAGAAATAATGTTACCTGCTgaagtatttgccaacacattggaagaggaactggagattgtcacagaaatccaGAGCAAGCTAAAAGAGGACCCCTCCCTTGAACCTATTATCCAGttcctgacagaagacgcggacaatgcacctccctctatccaaaAAGCCTATCAAgactatgactgggaggaagatctCCTGTG ggaattccacaactccccaTTGGCAGGGCATCCAGGTCAACAAAGGACGCTTGAACTTGTCAGCAGGAATTATTGGTGGCCTGGAATAAAATCCTCTGCtaaagaatgggttgaatgctgcccaatatgccaagccaaccaacaaGCCAATGCaccggtcattgcccttaaacccctagaagtcccaccattCCCTTTCCACACAATCTtgtatgacttcatcacagggttcCCCAAGTCCCAGGGACACAATGCTATCTTAGTGGTGATTGATTTGttttccaagtttggccacttcatccccacttccaagaaaatctccgcAAAAGGCCTTGCTGATCTGTTCATCACCCacatctggaaactccatgggttACCTGTCAAAATG TTCCTGAGGGCACTGTACCAATggcttggagtcaaaccagcgttctccttggcctatcacccagaatcagacggacaaacggaaagagtcaaccagttcatcaaATTCTACCTGCGCTCCTACATTGCAGCCAGCCACTTTGATTGGGCTGCCTGGTTACCATTGGCAGAGTAcgcatacaataatgccaagcATGCAGCAACTGGAAGAACACCCTTTGAACTTGTTTATGGACAGAATCCAGTAATGAACCCATCAAATGTTCCAGccaatgtcccagaagcagatgcaGTAGCAGACACATTAGCttgggaatggaaggaagctgAATCAGCCCTTaggatgagcaaggaaagaATGACCAGGAATCAGGGAATAGTACCAGAATACTTGGTAGGCAAGAAGGTTTGGCTAGATGGGAAGAACGTAGAACTCAggaccaactccaacaaactggatCCTAAACaactaggccccttcaaaatcACAGAAAGAATATCCAGCCACACCTACCGTCTCAAACTGCCAGAATCCttgaagatccatgatgtattctatgtaggactgCTATCCAAAACCTACAAATCCTCAAGTCAACCGTTCCCAGAACAACCCCCTCccaaaacaatagaaggggaagaggaatacaaggtcaaacaaatcattgattCTAAGCAACAACGGGGAAAGTGGTTTTatctgataaaatggaaggggtatggcccagaagacaattcctgggagccagaagaactgttggaacacagccaggaagaggtcaagcgcttcaaccaagccagactcagaaaggcttgtgacgctgccaagagcctttaa